The following proteins are co-located in the Phragmites australis chromosome 10, lpPhrAust1.1, whole genome shotgun sequence genome:
- the LOC133883344 gene encoding elicitor-responsive protein 1-like isoform X1, with the protein MSIHGLILEVRVTGCRKLRDTEFFSRQDPYVVLEYATTKLRTRTCTDGGRNPTFDEKFHIPLIEGLRELDVYVWNSNTLNHDDFIGSGRVHLHKVLTQGYDDCSWPLQTRHMRSAGEVKLIMHFDVSAMKKKMGKSVATSSMHSVPPPPMPTPAPVLASAVPYTGAQPSYPPVSAYPAASTHPTYPTPSHSPYKSPEYAPPPQQLCPPMGYPAPSYPPQPYEQAYPPQPYGYPAQQPYPPPLAAQSPYPPAPYPGTYPPRPY; encoded by the exons ATGTCAATCCATGGGCTGATACTCGAAGTCAGAG TGACCGGGTGCCGGAAGCTGCGGGACACGGAGTTCTTCTCGCGGCAGGACCCCTACGTCGTCCTCGAGTACGCCACCACCAAGCTCCGCACCCGCACCTGCACCG ATGGGGGAAGAAACCCGACTTTCGATGAGAAATTTCACATACCCCTCATTGAAGGGCTCCGTGAGCTGGATGTTTATGTTTGGAACAGCAACACACTCAACCATGATGACTTCATCGGCAGTGGCAG GGTTCATCTCCACAAGGTGCTCACACAAGGATATGATGACTGCTCATGGCCGCTTCAGACACGCCACATGAG GTCTGCTGGGGAGGTGAAGCTCATTATGCACTTTGATGTCTCAGCAATG aagaagaagatgggtAAAAGTGTCGCCACATCAAGCATGCATTCTGTTCctccacctccaatgccaacacCGGCACCAGTACTAGCATCAGCAGTTCCATACACTGGTGCCCAACCTTCATATCCACCTGTTTCAGCATATCCTGCAGCATCTACGCACCCAACTTATCCAACTCCGAGCCATTCACCATACAAAAGTCCAGAATATGCACCACCTCCGCAGCAACTATGCCCACCAATGGGATATCCTGCTCCGTCGTACCCACCACAGCCATATGAGCAAGCATACCCACCACAGCCATATGGCTACCCTGCACAGCAACCATACCCACCCCCGCTGGCAGCACAGTCCCCCTATCCACCTG CACCCTACCCTGGAACTTACCCACCAAGACCTTATTGA
- the LOC133883344 gene encoding protein SRC2-like isoform X2, with protein MSIHGLILEVRVTGCRKLRDTEFFSRQDPYVVLEYATTKLRTRTCTDGGRNPTFDEKFHIPLIEGLRELDVYVWNSNTLNHDDFIGSGRVHLHKVLTQGYDDCSWPLQTRHMRSAGEVKLIMHFDVSAMKKMGKSVATSSMHSVPPPPMPTPAPVLASAVPYTGAQPSYPPVSAYPAASTHPTYPTPSHSPYKSPEYAPPPQQLCPPMGYPAPSYPPQPYEQAYPPQPYGYPAQQPYPPPLAAQSPYPPAPYPGTYPPRPY; from the exons ATGTCAATCCATGGGCTGATACTCGAAGTCAGAG TGACCGGGTGCCGGAAGCTGCGGGACACGGAGTTCTTCTCGCGGCAGGACCCCTACGTCGTCCTCGAGTACGCCACCACCAAGCTCCGCACCCGCACCTGCACCG ATGGGGGAAGAAACCCGACTTTCGATGAGAAATTTCACATACCCCTCATTGAAGGGCTCCGTGAGCTGGATGTTTATGTTTGGAACAGCAACACACTCAACCATGATGACTTCATCGGCAGTGGCAG GGTTCATCTCCACAAGGTGCTCACACAAGGATATGATGACTGCTCATGGCCGCTTCAGACACGCCACATGAG GTCTGCTGGGGAGGTGAAGCTCATTATGCACTTTGATGTCTCAGCAATG aagaagatgggtAAAAGTGTCGCCACATCAAGCATGCATTCTGTTCctccacctccaatgccaacacCGGCACCAGTACTAGCATCAGCAGTTCCATACACTGGTGCCCAACCTTCATATCCACCTGTTTCAGCATATCCTGCAGCATCTACGCACCCAACTTATCCAACTCCGAGCCATTCACCATACAAAAGTCCAGAATATGCACCACCTCCGCAGCAACTATGCCCACCAATGGGATATCCTGCTCCGTCGTACCCACCACAGCCATATGAGCAAGCATACCCACCACAGCCATATGGCTACCCTGCACAGCAACCATACCCACCCCCGCTGGCAGCACAGTCCCCCTATCCACCTG CACCCTACCCTGGAACTTACCCACCAAGACCTTATTGA